The Bdellovibrio bacteriovorus region CGGAGAAGGAACTTCATTCTGGGTGAACATTCCTTTAGAGGCAGTGAATTCCATGCCGGCAACAAATAGCTCTGCGTCGCTATCGAATCCGGCATTCCTGTCATCTTTGGCTCCGTTGAAAGTGCTGGTGGCTGAAGACAACGCCACAAACCAGGAAGTGATCAAGGTTATGTTGAAACGCCTGGGTCACACCTTCACGATAGTAGAAAACGGCCGCGAAGCCATTGCCGCTTATGAAAAAGAAAAACCTGACGTGATCCTGATGGACTGCCACATGCCGGAAATGGATGGCTATGAAGCGGCAAAACATATTACTGACGGTCAAGGCGCGGTTTGGTGTCGAGGTGTCCCTATTATCGCCGTCACCGCCAATGCTGTTCGAGGCGATAAAGAGGACTGCATGCGCGCAGGAATGTGTGACTATCTGTCGAAACCTCTGACGATGGGAGAGCTCGATGATAAACTGGCGATGTGGTCACCAAAGCTTGATGCCGTCGACACCCAAATTGTGGATCCCCGTGCGATGGAACGACTTCGCCAGATCAGTGAAACTCAAGCACCCCTCTTGATGTCGCAAATCCGCGAGGAGTGGTTCAAAGAAGCTCCAGAGTCTTTACAGAAAATGAAGACGGTGATCGAACAATCTGAATGGTCCGAGGCGAGCAAAATTGCTCATCATTTAAAGTCGACTTGCGCAAACGCGGGCTTACGTCGAATGACTCAGTTCTGTTCCAAAATTGAAGAAGACATTGCTCAAAACAAGTTTGATGAAGTGATGTATTTGTTTTTACAGCTGCGTTCTGAATATAAACTTGCGTGTTTGCATTTAGGAAGAGAAAATAGAAATCAAGGTATGACTTCTTAGAGGTGGCTCGTGGATAAAAAGGTATTCAGTAAAGTGCGTGTGTTGATTAGTGATGATAATACCACCGATCGAATGATTCTGGCCGCCGCCCTCAGCGAACTTGGTTTTCAAAATATTATTCAGGCCGAAGACGGCGCTGTGGCGCTAGCTAAAATCGAACGCGCTCACGATATGGGTGCCAGTATTGATCTTCTTTTTTTGGATTGGCAGATGCCAAAACGCAATGGCCTGAGTCTTTTGACAGATCTGCGCCGATCTCAACGTCATAAAAATATCAAGATCGTTATGACCACAAATGTTGCCGACGAAAAGTCAGTCAAGGAAGCATTAAATCAAGGCTTAGATTCTTATATTATTAAGCCTCTTTCGCTAGATACATTGAAGTCCAAGCTTCTTGCGATGAAGCTTTAAGGCAGTTCCCTGACTGTTGCCACCACCTGTGAAATTCCATTCCTAGAGGCTCCGACGTTTTCTAAAATTATGAAAACAAGGAGTTGTTATGAAGCTCAAAAAGTCCCTGGCAGCGTTCTGTCTACTGTTGCTCTCGCCTTTCAGCTCGCCCGCACAAAATAATCAAAACACCATCAGTGATAAAGATATTGTCGATGCCTATCATTATTTTCTGGGCCGTCTGTTGGTGCTTCGTCAAGAGCATATCGACTTTAAAGACGGTGGATTTAAATGGAATGAAATCTATCATCGCGAACCCGGCGGTGTGGCCTGGGCCAATCCCAACTTAGACGTCGTTTACAGCGAAGCGTGGCTAGCACTAGATCCCAAAACCTGCGTTCTCGTGGATATTCCAAAAATCGAAAAAAGGTATTACACCTTCCAGGTTTTAAACAGCTGGGGCGAAACACTTTCCAACATCAACGAAAGGGCTTTCCCTCGGCATCCTTACGGAAAGTTTGCTTATTGTCAGGAAAATGCGGCGGTGAAAATCCCTACAGGCACCGAGCGCATCAATGTGGTCGGAAATAAATTTCGTGTTCTGGCCAGAGTGGAGATCGGAAAAAACCAAAAAGAAGCCGTGAGACTTCAAAAGCAAATAAAAATTCGGCCGACTGCAACGGCACAGGTTGAAACGCCAGTACAGATCCCGCTCTTTTCAAACAAAGAGCTTCCGGGGGCTACGGCATTTGAAAAAGCAGATGCGATTCTACAAAGCGAACCAGATATTAACGACAGCATGGTTCCTTTACAGGAAAAGACCCTGCTGATCAGCCGCAATCTGGGAGATGAAGCCTTTCGCGCAAGAACCGAAGAAGTTATTCGTAAAGAAGCCATTCCTTCTTTTTTGCGCGCTCTTTTGACGGAAGGAACACGCAAAAATGGCTGGGGCGCCACACCGCCTGCGGGAAAATATGGAAGTAATTATCTTTGGCGCTCTCTCGTTAACTACGGGGGGATCTGGGCCAATACTTCAGATGAGGTTGTTTATTATCGTACAAACACCGACGGAACCAATACTCCTTTGAATGGCAGCGAAACTTACACTATGACCTTTCCTGCGGATCAACTGCCAGAGACTTTGGCGAAGTTCTTTTGGTCCGTCATCGTCGTCGACGGTGAAAAGTTCATGGTCGTTCCGAACTCTTTGAAGAGATACCTAATAAACAATCAATCCAAGTTGCAGAAAAATAAAGACGGCTCTTTGACAATCGTCTTTGCGAACAAGCAACCCAAGAATTATCCGCAAGCCAACTGGCTTCCGACGCCTGACAAATCCAACTATCATCTGACATTTCGTTTTTACGGCCCGGAACTACCCGTCGTTAAAGGACAGTATTTCCCACCGCCCTTACAGAAAGTCACAACGTCACTTTCTAAAAACGAACTTTGAATTTCGGTTAATCAAAAAGGCAGATTTCTTAAATCTGCCTTCTTTTTAATCATGGTGAGGATTTTCTCGAATTTTTATCGGGTCTAGTTCGTTAAAAGGCGGCATTTTTTTCCATTCCCCGTCCAGTTTTATGGTCCTGAAAGCCTTACCTGGCGCGGATTTTTTGACAGTCCCGTCAAAAATACCCTAAGCTTAAAAAAGTACTGAAACAGTACAAGAACCCACCATGGAAGGAAGGTTCATGCGAAGCCAAAGAGTCCTAATATTAGATGACGAGTCCTCCTTAAGAACCGCACTTTTTAGAGTGCTTGATCGCAAAGGCCTGAACGTCATCACTGCCAACAAAATCGAAGAAGCCAAAGTTTTATGTCAGGGTGACACTCCTGTCGATTTAGCTATCGTTGATTTGAATCTTCCCGATGGCGATGGCATTGAATTCATGACTCATCTTAAATCTCTAAGTCCAGCGACCGAAGTTATCATTCTAACAGGTCACGCAACGATTGAGTCTGCTATCCGTGCGACACAAAAAGGCGCCTTCCACTTTGTAACTAAGCCTTTCAATCTTGAAGAGCTGATGAGCTTGATTGAAAAAGCTCTGACTCACAAAAAGCTTCAACAGGAAAATCAGCAACTTCGTTCGGAACTTAATAAGAAGTATAAATTCGATCAGATCGTCGGTAACTCAGATCAAATCCAAAATGTTTTGCGCTTGATTGAAAGAGTGGCCGATTCCGATTCGACAGTTCTGGTTACTGGTGAATCAGGAACAGGAAAAGAACTTATTGCCCGCGCTATTCACTACAACTCTCCTCGCGCGCAAGGCCCATTTATTCCAATTAACTGTGGCGCGATCCCTGCGGAGCTTCTGGAAAGTGAACTTTTCGGACATATTAAGGGAGCTTTTACGGGCGCTATTGCCAACCGCGTAGGTCGCTTTGAAATGGCTGACGGCGGAACGATCTTCTTAGACGAAATCGGAGATCTTGAACCTTCTTTGCAGGTGAAACTTCTTCGCGCGCTACAAGAGCGTAGTTTTGAACCGGTAGGCTCAACTAAAACTGTGACCGTGAATGTGCGCGTGATCGCGGCGACGAATATCAATCTTGAAGAGGCTGTCGACAATGGCCGCTTCCGTGAAGATCTTTTCTATCGTCTGAATGTCATTCCTTTGCCGGTTCCGGCTTTGCGTGAACGCAAAACCGACATTCCCTTGTTACTGAATCATTTCATGGAAATTTTTAATAAAAGCAAAGGCCGTGGTCTTTCGGGAATCACTCCCGATGCTTTAGATTGCCTTGTGAACTATGCTTGGCCTGGAAACATTCGTGAACTTGAGAATCTTGTCGAGCGCATGACGATTCTAAAAGGCCAAGGGCAGGTCGATATTTCAGATCTTCCGATCAAGTATAAGTCCGGCAAAACCGCTTCTGCGGAAGTCGGCGGTTTGGAAATCCCTGACGCAGGAATGGATTTCAACTCTGCGGTGGATGCTTACGAAAATGCTTTGATCCTAAAAGCTTTGGAAAAGACAGGCTGGAACCGAAACCAGGCGGCCGCTCTTTTAAGACTGAATCGAACGACTTTGGTGGAGAAGATCAAAAAGAAAGGTCTTATTCCTCCCAACGAAATCACACCGACATAATTTAAGAAGAAAGCCCGCCAACAGCGGGCTTTCTTGTTTGGGCTGAACTGCGTCCCTCACTACGATTGAAACTTTATTCTTTAATTAAAACTTTATTATTCACAGAGTTAATTCCTTCGACAGCCATCACTTTTTGACGAATAGATTCTTTTTCTTCAGGTGAAGCCGCCTGCCCCTGCAACGTCGCCCGTCCATTTTGAACACGAATGTTCACATTGCGAGCTTCGGATGATAATGAAGTATCGCGTTGCAAGCTACGACGAGCCATCGCTTGAATTTCAGAATCTGATTTGGCAGGTGCGTTCATCGCCGTGTCACCAGCAGGCATGGATGTCGCAGTGCTTGTTGCTTCACTATCAACTCCTGTTGGCGCCGATTCATACATTGAATCACGGTCATAAGAATGTTTCGCCTTATCATCGGAAGTGTCCGCGAACGAAGTGCCACCTAAAACAGTCAGAGCTAATAATGTCACAAGTTGCGTTTTCATTAGATCCTCCTCGTTGTTCTTCTTTTAACAACTTCATTGTAAACCCCTGTCGCGCATTACACAAAAAATCAGCAAAACTTGTGGGCTGCCACTTGGCGAAAGAGCGAATCATTTCAGCGTGGAAAAGAAAAAGGATCTGGCCCCGATTCGGACAGCGCCAATTCTCATGTTCTATTGTGATTGTTTTCAAAAGACCTGGGCCTTTGCAGAAGGCTTTAGCACGAGGAGATCTTTATGAAAAAACTCATTTTTGTTCTGTTCTTTTTTAATGTGGGAAATTCTTTTGCATCGGTTCCGTTAGAACTTCCGCTCTCGCTGCAAAACTTGAAAATGGAATGCGCCCGAACCGAGGAAGACTTTCCTGATTTTGCCTGTTTGAAATTCGAGTTCTTCCAAAGCAGTCCCGAACGTCTTCAACTGGATCTTCAGGAATTGATTGAAACTAATGAATACAACCTGCAAAGAACAAGTTCATCGAAAATGCTAGCTACTTTAATGAGTTCCATGGATGCGCAAATTTATCGCTATCAAAGAATCGAACACCGAGAAACTTTGCGCCGCTTAAAAACAAAAAATCACTGGGAGCTTTTGAAGGTCAAAAAAGATTTAGAAAGTTTTATGTGGGATCCACATACTTACTGGTATCCCAGCGTGAATGCGATGAGTTTTATTGCGGTGGATCCCCGCCGGCACGTGATCGCCGTGATTTCTCACGGCGAAAGAAACTAGTTAATTATTTCTTCTTCGGGAAAAGATGCAGCATCTCAAACAAGGCATCCATTCCTGCCAAAGCCGTAATATCACTGTGATCAAACGGAGGAGAAATCTCAACAACATCCCCGCCCACAAGGTTCGGAATCTTTAAGGCGCGGAAAATGCGTTGTACTTCATAAGTCGTCAAACCACCAGGGACTGGAGTTCCAGTTCCTGGGGCGCAGCTAGGATCCAAGTTGTCGATGTCATAGCTGATATAAGTCGGTGTATCATCAAATACCGGAAGCGTGCGCAGGAATTCGTTTAAAGGTTGATTGCGAACATCGTCAACCGTGACCACGCGAATGCCGTGGGCGCGCACAAAATTCAAATCATCTCCGCCGGCCAAGGGTCCGCGAATTCCGATTTGCACCATTTTCTTAGGATCTACCAGTCCTTCTTCGACAGCATGGCGAGCAAAAGCCCCATGATGGTATTCACAACCCCAAGCCGCAGGATAAGTATCCAAATGAGCATCGAAGTGAACGAAAGCCAAAGGCTTGCCATATTTTTTTCGCAGGGCCCGTAAGACCGGAAGCGTGGTTGAGTGGTCACCACCGACAGCTAAAAAGCGCTTACCGTGATTTAAAATTTCAGTCACAAATTTTTCGATGCGCTCATATGTCTGACCTTGGTCAATAGGCACTGTCGGGCAATCGCCAATATCAGCAACTTTTAAATTCTCAAAAAAGTTTTCCGCACGGGTCATATGGAAACCACGTCCCAGGGCTGAAACTTCGCGCAATTTTGTTGGCGCAAAGCGTGCTCCCGGTCGATAAGAAACGCCACCGTCGTAAGGTATGCCAAAGATTCCGACTTCATAGTCGGCGTCTAATGAAACGTAGGGCAACCGGAAGAAGGTCTTGATCGCAGAAAAACGGGGAAACTCACGTCCGCTTAACGGTTTGTATTCCATATTGACTCCTCAAATACCGTACGACTACATTACCGCGGATGAGCTCAAATTACGACTATAAACTCGACCACAAGCAACTTACGCAATGGTACAAAAAGAACCTGCGCGCCCTTCCCTGGAGAGAGAACAAAGACCCTTATCGTATTTGGCTTTCAGAAGTTATGTTGCAACAAACAACCGTTGTTGCGGTCATTCCTTATTTCGAAAAATTTCTTAAAAAATTTCCCACCGTGCAGGACTTGGCGAATGCTCCGGAAAATGAAGTGCTAGAAGCTTGGGCCGGTTTAGGTTATTACTCTCGTGCCCGCAATCTCCACAAAGCCGCTAAAGCTTTGGCCGAAAAAGGTTTTCCCAAAACAGCCGCAGAGCTTTTAGAACTTCCCGGTTTTGGTTCCTATACCTCCCGCGCCGTGGCTAGCATCGCCTTTGGAGAAAAAGTCGGTGTCCTGGATGGAAACGTCATCCGCGTCCTTTCACGTCGTTATGGATTGAAGTTAGAATGGTGGAATAACAAAGGCCGCGAGATTTTACAGAAGATCTCAGACGAGCTCTCGTTGTTGGGAAATGCCGATGTGGTAAACCAAGGTCTTATGGAACTCGGTGCGACCGTCTGTACACCGCAAAAAGTAACTTGCATGTTATGTCCGTGGGTGAATACGTGTGTGTCGCGTGAAAAAAATCTGGTTGAGAAATTACCTCTAAAAAAACCACGCAAAGAAAGCGAAGTCTGGGTCTGGAAGCCGTTTGTCGCGATCAAAGACCGGAAGGTCGCCTTGGTGAAAAATGATTATGCTCCGTTCTTGAAAGGTCAGATGATTTTTCCTGGAGAAATCGCCATGGAAAAAAACAAGCCCAAGGACTATGATGTCAAACACAACATCACACATCATGATATCTTTATTCAGATTCATTCGAAAAAATCCGTTAGTGGTAAGAACGTCGAATGGGTAGAGCTTAAAGAATTGAAGAAGGTCAATCCTTCTTCTCTGTTACAGAAAGTGCTGCATAAGGTTGATATATGAAGTGGATCCAGTGGAAAGTTGCAGGTGTATTTTTTCTTCTTTCGGCCTGCACACACTTGAGCGTCACCAAGGACGTATTAACTTCTGACTTTTTACTTACTAAAAACACAAAACAAATCACCTTCCTGGGTGATAACGATCATCCCCGCTTTTCCGAAGATGGAAAGCGTTTGATCTATAGCAGTCGTTCCCGCGCATCTCACAAAGGTTGGCAAGTGTACGAGATGGACCTTGAAAACAACAAGGAACGTCGGGTGACCTTCTCTGATGGCGATGCCTTCGATGCCATCTATATCTCTAAATCTGAAATTCTTTATGCGTCGACAACAGATGAAATTAAAGAAAGTCCGTTGCTAAATAAAAACTTCGACAAAGAGTTTCCCCCTTCAGACCTTTACATGAGTGATCTGTATGGGACAAACATTCTGCGCGTGACTCAACAGCCGGGCTTCGATGCTCAGCCATTTTTTGTTTCTCACGCGACAAGACCCTCTATATTTTTTACTTCGCGACGTGGAGAGCTCTCAGGGATTTATCGCTTGGACTTAAAGAAAGTTCCGGTCAGTTTGATCTCTGCAGAAAA contains the following coding sequences:
- a CDS encoding response regulator, which gives rise to MDKKVFSKVRVLISDDNTTDRMILAAALSELGFQNIIQAEDGAVALAKIERAHDMGASIDLLFLDWQMPKRNGLSLLTDLRRSQRHKNIKIVMTTNVADEKSVKEALNQGLDSYIIKPLSLDTLKSKLLAMKL
- a CDS encoding DUF1214 domain-containing protein, with translation MKLKKSLAAFCLLLLSPFSSPAQNNQNTISDKDIVDAYHYFLGRLLVLRQEHIDFKDGGFKWNEIYHREPGGVAWANPNLDVVYSEAWLALDPKTCVLVDIPKIEKRYYTFQVLNSWGETLSNINERAFPRHPYGKFAYCQENAAVKIPTGTERINVVGNKFRVLARVEIGKNQKEAVRLQKQIKIRPTATAQVETPVQIPLFSNKELPGATAFEKADAILQSEPDINDSMVPLQEKTLLISRNLGDEAFRARTEEVIRKEAIPSFLRALLTEGTRKNGWGATPPAGKYGSNYLWRSLVNYGGIWANTSDEVVYYRTNTDGTNTPLNGSETYTMTFPADQLPETLAKFFWSVIVVDGEKFMVVPNSLKRYLINNQSKLQKNKDGSLTIVFANKQPKNYPQANWLPTPDKSNYHLTFRFYGPELPVVKGQYFPPPLQKVTTSLSKNEL
- a CDS encoding sigma-54-dependent transcriptional regulator — translated: MRSQRVLILDDESSLRTALFRVLDRKGLNVITANKIEEAKVLCQGDTPVDLAIVDLNLPDGDGIEFMTHLKSLSPATEVIILTGHATIESAIRATQKGAFHFVTKPFNLEELMSLIEKALTHKKLQQENQQLRSELNKKYKFDQIVGNSDQIQNVLRLIERVADSDSTVLVTGESGTGKELIARAIHYNSPRAQGPFIPINCGAIPAELLESELFGHIKGAFTGAIANRVGRFEMADGGTIFLDEIGDLEPSLQVKLLRALQERSFEPVGSTKTVTVNVRVIAATNINLEEAVDNGRFREDLFYRLNVIPLPVPALRERKTDIPLLLNHFMEIFNKSKGRGLSGITPDALDCLVNYAWPGNIRELENLVERMTILKGQGQVDISDLPIKYKSGKTASAEVGGLEIPDAGMDFNSAVDAYENALILKALEKTGWNRNQAAALLRLNRTTLVEKIKKKGLIPPNEITPT
- a CDS encoding BON domain-containing protein — protein: MKTQLVTLLALTVLGGTSFADTSDDKAKHSYDRDSMYESAPTGVDSEATSTATSMPAGDTAMNAPAKSDSEIQAMARRSLQRDTSLSSEARNVNIRVQNGRATLQGQAASPEEKESIRQKVMAVEGINSVNNKVLIKE
- the speB gene encoding agmatinase; protein product: MEYKPLSGREFPRFSAIKTFFRLPYVSLDADYEVGIFGIPYDGGVSYRPGARFAPTKLREVSALGRGFHMTRAENFFENLKVADIGDCPTVPIDQGQTYERIEKFVTEILNHGKRFLAVGGDHSTTLPVLRALRKKYGKPLAFVHFDAHLDTYPAAWGCEYHHGAFARHAVEEGLVDPKKMVQIGIRGPLAGGDDLNFVRAHGIRVVTVDDVRNQPLNEFLRTLPVFDDTPTYISYDIDNLDPSCAPGTGTPVPGGLTTYEVQRIFRALKIPNLVGGDVVEISPPFDHSDITALAGMDALFEMLHLFPKKK
- a CDS encoding A/G-specific adenine glycosylase, producing the protein MLQQTTVVAVIPYFEKFLKKFPTVQDLANAPENEVLEAWAGLGYYSRARNLHKAAKALAEKGFPKTAAELLELPGFGSYTSRAVASIAFGEKVGVLDGNVIRVLSRRYGLKLEWWNNKGREILQKISDELSLLGNADVVNQGLMELGATVCTPQKVTCMLCPWVNTCVSREKNLVEKLPLKKPRKESEVWVWKPFVAIKDRKVALVKNDYAPFLKGQMIFPGEIAMEKNKPKDYDVKHNITHHDIFIQIHSKKSVSGKNVEWVELKELKKVNPSSLLQKVLHKVDI
- a CDS encoding TolB family protein; the encoded protein is MKWIQWKVAGVFFLLSACTHLSVTKDVLTSDFLLTKNTKQITFLGDNDHPRFSEDGKRLIYSSRSRASHKGWQVYEMDLENNKERRVTFSDGDAFDAIYISKSEILYASTTDEIKESPLLNKNFDKEFPPSDLYMSDLYGTNILRVTQQPGFDAQPFFVSHATRPSIFFTSRRGELSGIYRLDLKKVPVSLISAEKEKEKRFPAITPDRSQVAWAEKNLKTGEESLVLYNLKTKIPFMLKSNEGNYRDLFFSPRNPQRLFYSILRKGEKRYQIEVYDIDKQCTQVVFKGNDSLSSPAISNEETERVAFSRLFQDKKQIYIVNLPVDLGPCLEPAAQATLKK